A stretch of the Drosophila sulfurigaster albostrigata strain 15112-1811.04 chromosome 2L, ASM2355843v2, whole genome shotgun sequence genome encodes the following:
- the LOC133834898 gene encoding 2-phosphoxylose phosphatase 1 produces the protein MRLLLKELTRFTTQHRTFYCYMFLSLWIFLLIAGMYRYMGNAEHSGNLGNGGGSGVYGPGTGSAPASSNTGGAASTADSSASQRFAKYRERCAPLAQLTRLDDGGILEGWKLQGVLLVIRHGDRGAMSHVHAQGINCGVPVDGDSLVNRYRSFLHNSSSSASGSNHMYWNKVGPFHGFPLLPATERGCPLGQLTYKGIAQLLHVGDIMHQIYAHPLGLLLKPTQAQRLSQLGTTPHTLLNSDEVVVFTTRYRRTFQSALALLFALLPADKWLALNVRESHSMAFCFGDCSCAQSVVLQRRLASLADRQLLRRPDVLAVMQWIGGTLLQHTPTEGGITNPFEVVDAMLTVLCHDANLPCRRRNGSQTASTQHAQELVDVINIDQDETSSNLLAAAAEPAQQEAEAMPETGEAEACVEPGHVDALMSFADELSLRSARHTYYKRSGLLRAYGMIRHIVGYMLKMISGDRTKFVLYSGHDCTLQYLTAALGIVTKQGQTIAYASRLAFEVYRSEAHTDYYFRVVYNGRDVTQQIDFCEGGKSLRVTRDSRGNKADLCPIENIIRFLHEDYFAPLNATNFKEACVTSVGNPPKANEF, from the exons ATGCGATTGTTGCTCAAGGAGCTGACGCGTTTCACTACGCAACATCGCACATTCTATTGCTACATGTTTCTCAGCCTGTGGATCTTTCTGCTCATCGCAG gCATGTATCGCTACATGGGCAATGCTGAGCACTCTGGCAATCTGGGcaacggcggcggcagcggcgtcTATGGCCCTGGCACGGGTTCCGCTCccgccagcagcaacaccgGCGGCGCTGCCTCCACAGCGGACTCCAGTGCATCGCAGCGCTTTGCCAAATATCGCGAACGTTGTGCTCCTCTGGCGCAGCTAACGCGCTTGGATGATGGCGGCATTCTGGAGGGTTGGAAGTTGCAGGGGGTGTTGTTGGTCATTAGGCATGGTGATCGAGGTGCCATGTCGCATGTGCATGCGCAGGGCATCAATTGTGGAGTGCCCGTCGATGGCGACAGTTTGGTCAACAG ATATCGCAGCTTTCTGCACAACTCCAGCAGTTCAGCATCCGGCTCCAATCACATGTACTGGAACAAAGTTGGTCCCTTCCACGGCTTCCCGCTCCTACCCGCCACAGAGCGTGGCTGTCCGCTGGGCCAGCTCACCTACAA AGGCATTGCGCAGCTGCTGCATGTGGGCGACATTATGCATCAGATCTACGCACATCCTTTGGGACTGCTGCTGAAGCCAACGCAAGCACAGCGCTTGTCCCAACTGGGCACCACACCGCACACGCTGCTCAATTCGGATGAAGTGGTGGTGTTTACCACACGCTATCGTCGCACCTTTCAATCTGCCTTGGCGCTGCTCTTCGCTCTGCTGCCAGCGGACAAATGGTTGGCGTTAAATGTGCGTGAATCCCATAGCATGGCTTTCTGTTTTGGTGACTGCAGCTGTGCGCAATCTGTGGTGCTGCAACGTCGTCTAGCTTCTCTGGCGGATCGTCAGCTGTTGCGTCGTCCCGATGTGCTCGCTGTAATGCAATGGATTGGCGGCACTTTGCTGCAGCACACGCCCACCGAGGGCGGTATCACGAATCCCTTCGAAGTGGTCGATGCCATGTTGACGGTGCTCTGCCACGACGCGAATTTACCGTGTCGACGACGGAATGGCAGCCAAACTGCGAGCACACAGCATGCCCAGGAGCTGGTGGACGTCATCAACATTGATCAGGATGAAACATCCTCCAATCTCTTAGCAGCAGCTGCGGAGCCCGCTCAACAGGAAGCGGAGGCAATGCCTGAAACGGGCGAGGCGGAGGCTTGTGTGGAGCCCGGTCATGTGGATGCGCTCATGTCCTTTGCGGATGAGCTATCACTACGCAGCGCTCGCCACACGTACTACAAACGCTCGGGACTGCTGCGCGCCTATGGCATGATCCGGCACATAGTTGGCTATATGCTCAAGATGATATCGGGGGATCGCACCAAGTTTGTGTTGTACTCGGGACACGATTGCACGCTGCAGTATCTGACAGCAGCCCTGGGCATTGTGACGAAGCAGGGACAGACCATCGCATACGCTTCCCGACTCGCCTTCGAGGTGTATCGCAGTGAGGCGCATACGGATTATTATTTCCGGGTTGTTTACAATGGACGCGATGTCACCCAGCAGATTGACTTCTGTGAGGGCGGCAAGAGTTTGCGTGTGACCCGCGATAGTCGGGGCAATAAGGCCGATCTGTGTCCCATCGAGAATATCATTCGTTTCCTGCACGAGGATTACTTTGCGCCCCTCAATGCCACCAACTTCAAGGAAGCGTGCGTCACGTCCGTTGGCAATCCGCCCAAAGCAAACGAGTTCTAA
- the LOC133834903 gene encoding ubiquitin carboxyl-terminal hydrolase, which translates to MSTWTPLESNPEVLTKYIHKLGVSPSWSVTDVIGLDDDLLGFLPRPVKAVILLFPISDAYEKHRAEEHERIKTAAEEEKYPEDLFYMRQFTHNACGTVALIHSVANNKDIEVAPGVLKNFLEKGAALSAEERGQALEQDKDFTEDHQQLAQEGQTDASAYETVIHHFIALVNKENTLYELDGRKSYPISHGKTSDETFVKDAAKVCKEFMARDPEEVRFTVLALAAAQD; encoded by the exons ATGTCGACTTGGACACCACTTGAATCCAACCCAGAG GTACTGACCAAATACATTCACAAGCTGGGCGTGTCGCCATCCTGGTCAGTAACTGACGTCATCGGTCTAGATGATGATTTGCTCGGCTTTCTACCCCGGCCCGTCAAAGCCGTTATTTTGCTCTTCCCCATCAGCGATGCT TATGAGAAACATCGCGCCGAGGAACATGAGCGCATCAAGACCGCCGCCGAAGAGGAAAAGTATCCCGAAGATCTTTTCTATATGCGTCAATTTACGCACAATGCTTGCGGCACAGTCGCTTTAATCCACAGCgtggccaacaacaagga CATTGAGGTTGCACCCGGTGTACTGAAGAATTTCCTGGAAAAGGGCGCTGCTCTCTCGGCCGAAGAGCGTGGTCAAGCCTTGGAGCAGGACAAGGACTTCACCGAGGATCACCAGCAGCTGGCGCAGGAGGGACAAACCGATGCCAGCGCATATGAGACGGTTATCCATCATTTCATTGCGCTCGTCAACAAGGAGAACACTTTGTATGAGCTCGATGGTCGCAAATCCTATCCCATCAGTCATGGCAAGACATCAGATGAGACTTTCGTGAAGGACGCGGCCAAAGTGTGCAAGGAGTTCATGGCTCGCGATCCTGAGGAAGTGCGTTTCACCGTCTTGGCTCTGGCTGCCGCCCAAGACTAA
- the LOC133834900 gene encoding probable splicing factor, arginine/serine-rich 6: MSRHPSDRKVYVGDLGNNARKNDLEYVFGAYGSLRSVWIARNPPGFAFVEFESARDAADAVRGLDGRTLCGRRARVELSTGKYARSGGGGGGGGGGGGGGGGGGGGFGGGGRGDRGGGRSDDKCYECGMRGHFARHCRERKARQRRRSNSMSRSRSTSRRRRTRSKSGTRSRSRSPGSVGGGRRSGRSRENGGRDENGSVSRYSDQEQRNGSGLVDSPPPVKRRYDDEDDDRDRGSRSSPSPPPRGRGSPPMRRRGDSSVSRSMSRD, from the exons atgtcGCGGCATCCTAGCGACCGGAAAGTGTATGTTGGAGATTTGGGCAACAATGCGCGAAAGAACGATTTAGAATATGTGTTTGGTGCGTATGGCAGTCTACGTAGTGTTTGGATTGCACGCAATCCACCAGGTTTCGCCTTTGTGGAGTTTGAGAGCGCCAGAGATGCAGCTGATGCTGTGCGCGGCTTGGACGGCCGAACGTTGTGTGGGCGCCGTGCTCGTGTAGAGTTGTCCACAGGAAAATACGCTAGatctggtggtggtggtggtggtggcggcggtggtggaggaggaggtggcGGCGGAGGTGGTGGTTTTGGCGGAGGAGGACGTGGTGACCGTGGCGGTGGACGCAGTGATGATAAATGCTACGAATGTGGCATGCGTGGTCATTTTGCGCGCCACTGTCGCGAGCGCAAGGCAAGACAACGACGCAG aagcaactcaatgaGCAGATCACGCAGTACATCGAGGCGTCGTCGCACTCGCTCCAAGTCTGGCACCCGCTCCCGCAGTCGCTCTCCCGGTTCGGTTGGCGGCGGTCGTCGCTCAGGACGCTCCCGTGAGAATGGCGGTCGCGATGAGAACGGTTCGGTGTCGCGTTACAGTGACCAGGAGCAGCGCAATGGCAGTGGATTGGTGGACTCACCGCCGCCAGTGAAGCGGCGCTACGATGACGAGGATGATGACAGAGATAGGGGATCACgatcatcaccatcaccaccACCACGTGGTCGTGGATCGCCACCGATGAGACGTCGCGGCGATTCCTCCGTCTCCCGTTCCATGTCCAGAGACTAG
- the LOC133834899 gene encoding LOW QUALITY PROTEIN: nucleolar protein 58 (The sequence of the model RefSeq protein was modified relative to this genomic sequence to represent the inferred CDS: deleted 3 bases in 2 codons): MFVLYETPAGYAIFKLLDEKKLEQVDNLYLEFETPEKANKLLKLKHFEKFNDTTEALAAATAAVEGKVAKPLKKTLKKLLVDDVQASLLVADAKLGTAIKDKLSVQCVYNTGVQELMRCIRQQADSLLGGLPKREMTAMALGLAHSLSRYKLKFSPDKIDTMIVQAQCLLDDLDKELNNYLMRAREWYGWHFPELGKLITDNIAFVKTIKLVGTRDNMAATDLSDILPEDVEQQVKEAAEISMGTEISDEDVLNIQCLCDEIISINDYRTHLYDYLKARMMAMAPNLTVLVGDTVGARLIAHAGSLINLAKHPSSTVQILGAEKALFRALKTKKDTPKYGLIYHAQLVGQASQKNKGKMSRSLAAKASLATRVDAFGEEATFELGATHKVKLEARLRLLEEGNLRKLSGTGKAKAKFEKYQAKSEVFTYQPEADNTLQVKKRKHSEVETPVKQEEEQEEVAADESEIKTEKKKKKKKKQKDEEAPEPEAAAPAEAEDEAPAQPAKKKKKSKHQE, translated from the exons ATGTTTGTGTTATACGAAACGCCGGCGGGCTACGCCATTTTCAAATTActcgacgaa aaaaaactagaacAAGTGGACAATTTGTACTTGGAATTCGAGACTCCCgaaaaggcaaataaattacTCAAACTCAAGCATTTTGAGAAATTCAATGATACCACAGAAGCGCTGGCAGCGGCCACCGCAGCCGTCGAGGGCAAAGTAGCCAAGCCACTAAagaaaacattg aaaaaacTCCTCGTGGATGATGTGCAAGCATCGCTGCTGGTCGCCGATGCCAAACTGGGTACTGCGATCAAGGACAAACTGTCGGTGCAATGTGTCTACAACACTGGTGTGCAGGAGCTGATGCGTTGCATACGCCAGCAAGCGGACAGTCTGTTGGGTGGTCTGCCCAAACGTGAGATGACCGCCATGGCCCTGGGCTTGGCGCATTCGCTGTCACGTTACAAGCTGAAATTTTCACCCGACAAGATTGATACGATGATTGTGCAAGCTCAGTGTCTGTTGGATGATCTGGACAAGGAGTTGAACAACTACCTGATGCGAGCACGTGAATGGTACGGTTGGCATTTTCCCGAGCTGGGCAAACTGATTACAGACAACATTGCGTTCGTCAAGACGATTAAACTGGTGGGCACCAGAGATAATATGGCTGCCACCGATTTGTCCGACATATTGCCCGAGGATGTGGAACAGCAAGTGAAGGAGGCGGCTGAGATCTCAATGGGCACAGAGATCAGTGACGAGGATGTACTAAACATACAATGTTTGTGCGATGAAATCATTTCCATCAATGATTATCGCACACATCTGTATGATTACCTCAAGGCACGCATGATGGCCATGGCACCCAATCTCACAGTGCTAGTGGGCGATACTGTTGGAGCTCGGCTCATTGCCCATGCGGGTTCGTTGATCAATCTGGCCAAGCATCCTTCGTCTACTGTACAGATCTTGGGTGCTGAGAAGGCCCTTTTCCGTGCCCTGAAAACCAAGAAGGATACACCCAAGTATGGTTTGATTTACCACGCACAGCTTGTGGGACAGGCGAGCCAAAAGAACAAGGGTAAAATGTCACGTTCGTTGGCGGCGAAAGCATCGCTAGCAACACGTGTGGATGCGTTTGGTGAGGAGGCCACCTTCGAGCTGGGAGCCACACACAAGGTCAAGCTGGAGGcgcgactgcggctgctggAGGAGGGCAATCTTCGCAAATTGTCGGGCACTGGCAAAGCCAAGGCCAAGTTTGAGAAATATCAGGCCAAGAG TGAAGTGTTTACGTACCAGCCGGAGGCGGATAACACGTTACAGGTGAAGAAGCGTAAGCATTCGGAAGTTGAAACGCCCGTCAAGCAAGAGGAGGAGCAAGAGGAAGTTGCTGCCGATGAATCAGAAATCAAAACtgagaagaaaaagaagaagaagaagaagcaaaaggaTGAAGAGGCTCCAGAGCCAGAAGCAGCTGCTCCAGCAGAGGCTGAAGATGAAGCGCCCGCACAGCCTGccaagaaaaagaagaaatcaaAACATCAAGAATAG
- the LOC133834897 gene encoding wee1-like protein kinase, with amino-acid sequence MAMAFRLSKHETSVISAEDTSLEHLDSSVEMQSRSPSPAPLVFNPRKLRFADDDFDKDHPQESPQNIKKRSQSTATAHRDVDMSPPCQKVRALRLFNTPATPKTILQKSTSNCNHLSAVAAAANAAAARNEFSKIPDRPRSLPLHNHRTLQPQDTANVNPFTPDSLMAHNKKRCRTQFGRENLNVSTVQRFLLGEPNDEDATSQVAGSGGFGIDVVREINQQAPKRLALHDTNISRFKREFMQVSVIGVGEFGVVFQCVNRLDGCIYAIKKSKKPVAGSSFEKRALNEVWAHAVLGKHDNVVRYYSAWAEDDHMLIQNEFCDGGSLQARIQDHSLGESELKILLMHVIEGLRYIHSNDLVHMDIKPENIFSTMNPTAHKLGNSWETTHLNAVRDDDGMDSVYEELRSSENLVTYKIGDLGHVTSVNEPYVEEGDCRYLPKEILQEDYTNLFKADIFSLGITLYEVAGGGPLPKNGPEWHKLRHGEVPVIPTLSKDFNELIAQMMHPEPNERPSSMSIYSHPILSAVDSKSKLQLGLELTVEKRKNEILMNKLREAKKQIKLLEQRVSVLATANTPEPLDGQRCLRSFTRRMRTPFGSHGKFPNLADRNKNVITNV; translated from the exons ATGGCAATGGCATTTCGCTTGTCCAAACACGAAACGAGCGTCATTAGTGCAGAAGACACATCGCTAGAACATCTCGATTCAAGTGTTGAAATGCAATCGCGGTCACCATCGCCAGCACCGCTGGTGTTCAATCCACGAAAGCTGCGCTTTGCCGACGATGATTTTGACAAGGATCATCCGCAGGAGAGTCCGCAAAATATTAAGAAGCGATCACAGAGCACTGCCACCGCGCATAGAGATGTTGATATGTCGCCACCATGTCAAAAAGTTCGTGCTCTGCGTCTGTTCAACACGCCGGCAACACCAAAAACCATTCTACAGAAATCTACAAGCAACTGCAATCATTTGTCGGCCGTGGCAGCGGCTGcaaatgctgcagcagctcgCAATGAGTTCTCCAAGATTCCAGATCGGCCGCGTTCATTGCCTCTACACAACCATCGCACGTTGCAGCCACAAGACACCGCTAATGTGAATCCCTTTACTCCAGACA GTCTTATGGCACACAACAAGAAACGCTGCCGCACTCAATTTGGTCGTGAGAATCTCAATGTTAGTACCGTGCAACGTTTTCTACTCGGGGAGCCCAACGACGAGGATGCCACGTCTCAGGTGGCGGGCAGCGGTGGTTTTGGCATCGATGTGGTGCGAGAAATCAACCAGCAGGCACCGAAAAGATTGGCCCTACACGACACAAACATCAGTCGCTTCAAGCGCGAGTTCATGCAAGTAAGCGTCATTGGTGTAGGTGAATTTGGTGTAGTGTTTCAGTGCGTCAATAGGCTGGATGGTTGCATCTATGCTAtcaagaaaagcaaaaagcctGTGGCAGGCAGTTCCTTTGA AAAACGAGCTCTGAATGAGGTTTGGGCTCATGCCGTGCTTGGCAAGCATGACAATGTGGTGCGGTACTATTCAGCCTGGGCGGAAGACGATCATATGCTCATACAAAATGAATTCTGTGATGGTGGCAGCTTGCAGGCACGCATCCAGGATCACAGTCTGGGTGAATCGGAGTTGAAAATCCTGCTAATGCATGTAATCGAAGGTCTGCGCTACATACACTCTAATGACCTGGTGCATATGGACATCAAGCCCGAGAATATCTTCTCTACCATGAATCCAACGGCACACAAATTAGGCAACAGTTGGGAAACGACACATTTAAATGCTGTTCGAGATGATGATGGTATGGATAGCGTCTATGAGGAACTGCGCAGTTCTGAGAATCTTGTAACGTATAAAATTGGTGATTTGGGACATGTGACATCTGTGAATGAGCCTTATGTGGAGGAGGGCGATTGCCGCTATTTGCCTAAGGAAATCTTGCAGGAGGACTATACTAATCTGTTCAAAGCCGACATTTTCTCACTGGGCATCACGCTTTACGAGGTAGCTGGCGGCGGACCGTTGCCAAAAAATGGGCCCGAATGGCACAAGTTGCGTCATGGCGAAGTGCCTGTGATTCCCACTCTAAGCAAGGATTTCAATGAGTTGATTGCGCAAATGATGCATCCCGAACCCAATGAAAGGCCCAGCTCTATGTCCATCTACAGTCATCC CATTTTGAGCGCTGTCGATTCAAAGAGCAAACTGCAGCTTGGTCTGGAGCTGACAGTGGAGAAGCGCAAGAACGAGATACTGATGAATAAATTACGTGAAGCAAAGAAACAGATAAAGCTGCTCGAACAGCGAG TCTCTGTGCTGGCAACAGCAAATACGCCGGAACCACTTGATGGTCAGCGGTGCCTGAGATCTTTTACCAGACGCATGCGCACGCCGTTTGGATCGCATGGCAAATTTCCAAATCTCGCGGATCGCAACAAGAATGTCATTACCAATGTTTAA
- the LOC133834901 gene encoding DNA-directed RNA polymerase I subunit RPA43, whose product MAKILQKYIKFSTKELEQYAANPDSCVLCVKTDLHLSMGPYGMSNFKHALHELLIRTKVGIYDANLNGIVLGIKNIKVLGQTAGLRADDPTLHLVINADFYVLRPKAGAVLHGVVRHISKHQISAIIYRVFNTTIRFTNKKQSRDGIVMDQEIKFRIKDFNIGNVMPYIEGELLLDESEAQSKSIKFEDDAEEAEAEPETPVANGSDNGAHVELDALVELIKVEPNLTPEPSPKKKKSEKRKKALEEEVNKVVPQVKKSKKIKVEPV is encoded by the exons ATGGCCAAAATATTacagaaatatataaagttcTCCACCAAGGAGCTAGAACAGTATGCCGCCAATCCCGATTCGTGTGTGCTGTGCGTTAAAACAGATCTGCATCTGTCGATGGGCCCCTATGGGATGTCCAACTTCAAGCATGCTTTGCACGAGCTTCTCATTCGCACCAAGGTAGGCATCTATGATGCCAACTTGAATGGCATTGTGCTTGGCATTAAGAACATAAAGGTGCTCGGCCAGACCGCGGGATTGCGTGCCGATGATCCGACGTTACACTTGGTAATTAATGCTGATTTCTATGTGTTACGGCCTAAAGCGGGCGCAGTGCTTCATGGCGTCGTGCGACATATATCGAAGCATCAGATAAGCGCCATTATCTACAGAGTCTTCAATACAACCATACGGTTtacaaataagaaacaaaGTCGCGACGGCATTGTTATGGATCAGGAAATCAAGTTTCGCATCAAGGACTTCAATATTGGTAATGTGATGCCATACATAGAAGGTGAACTTTTGCTGGACGAGAGCGAGGCGCAA agcaaatcaatcaaatttgaGGATGATGCTGAGGAGGCGGAAGCAGAGCCAGAAACACCTGTTGCAAATGGCAGCGACAATGGAGCGCATGTGGAGCTCGATGCTCTGGTTGAGCTGATCAAAGTAGAACCCAACTTAACGCCAGAGCCCTCACCCAAAAAGAAGAAGTCGGAAAAGCGCAAGAAAGCGCTGGAGGAAGAGGTCAACAAAGTTGTGCCACAAGtgaaaaaatccaaaaaaataaaagtggaaCCTGTATAG
- the LOC133834902 gene encoding uncharacterized protein LOC133834902, with translation MLYQYYSTAITKLSTQNRWQVCKTTALFVLLLAHVLIGSGYLQMRVLAQEEEEQAAEKTAAEKSPVTAQLSLVTRRAPHFEGTAVVNKQLVTLSLSQFAGKYVVLLFYALDFSSVCPTEVTEYSERQDEFRKLNAIVIACSVDSPYSHMTWLDMPRKASGLGHIKIPLLSDLTHKISQDYGIYVPEFGHSLRAQFIIDGKGIVRQATINDLFVSRSVDETLRLIKACRYADITGTPCPSYCGKTVGGKSRKYSATSKVPF, from the coding sequence ATGCTCTATCAATATTACTCGACAGCCATCACAAAATTGAGCACCCAAAATCGCTGGCAGGTGTGCAAGACAACAGCtctgtttgtgttgcttttggcCCATGTGCTCATCGGCAGCGGTTACCTGCAGATGCGTGTGCTCGcccaggaggaggaggagcaagCAGCAGAGAAAACAGCAGCGGAAAAGTCACCAGTGACGGCACAATTATCGTTGGTGACACGACGTGCTCCGCATTTTGAGGGAACCGCTGTGGTCAACAAGCAGTTGGTGACGTTGTCGCTCTCGCAATTTGCGGGCAAGTATGTGGTGCTGCTTTTCTATGCCCTCGACTTCTCTTCGGTGTGTCCGACCGAGGTGACCGAGTACTCGGAACGTCAGGACGAGTTTCGCAAACTGAATGCCATTGTGATTGCCTGCAGCGTGGACTCGCCGTATTCGCACATGACCTGGCTGGATATGCCACGTAAGGCGAGTGGATTGGGCCACATTAAGATCCCATTACTATCGGATCTCACGCACAAGATCAGCCAAGACTATGGCATCTATGTGCCCGAATTCGGGCACAGTTTGCGCGCCCAATTCATCATCGATGGCAAGGGAATTGTTCGCCAGGCAACCATCAACGATCTGTTTGTTTCACGCTCCGTGGACGAGACACTTCGTCTGATCAAGGCCTGTCGCTATGCTGATATCACTGGCACTCCGTGTCCAAGCTATTGTGGTAAAACAGTTGGCGGAAAGTCGCGTAAATATTCCGCAACCAGCAAAgttccattttaa